From the genome of Spinacia oleracea cultivar Varoflay chromosome 2, BTI_SOV_V1, whole genome shotgun sequence, one region includes:
- the LOC110782078 gene encoding uncharacterized protein isoform X6 codes for MELLRLFSLHRGSQLTLVSLRLNKLDEALESLKNQERSTATMLLESQILYRLGRMDACLDIYQKLQNLSVDSLEVNFVAGLVGAGRSSEVQGVLEALKVKPSSSFELAYNTACSLIERNNYVDAEQLLLSARRVGQESLMEDNWADDDIENELAPIAVQLAYVQQQLGNTQEAVKAYLDMIKQNLDDEPSLAIATNNLISLRGLKEVSDSLKKLDRLIEKGEGGQFRLAGALESKLSVKQKEAVYVNRALLLVHANKIDQARELVTALVGMFPESATPVLLQAAVLVRENKAGRAEEVLGQFAGKFPDKSKVFLLARAQVAAAAGHFQVAAESLSKIPDIQHMPATVATIVALKERLGDIDGAEVVLDNAIKWWSNAMTEDNKLTIIMQEAASFKLKHGRQKEALRLFEELVKNNSNVDALVGLVTTAAHVNVEKAEAYEKKLKSLPGLKGINVDDLEATSGAKPAENGSRLVNIEGHDESKNKDKTKKKRKRKPRYPKGFDPAHPGPPPDPERWLPKRERSTFRPKRKDKRAAHVRGSQGAVSRDKQEAGNSDGPARSSGADNVDTKATHSKSSQASSSKAASQNTGGSKSKKKSRK; via the exons GCTAAATAAACTGGATGAAGCTTTGGAATCCTTAAAAAACCAGGAGAGGAGTACTGCAACTATGTTGCTAGAATCCCAGATATTGTATCGTTTGGGAAGAATGGATGCTTGCCTTGACATCTATCAGAAACTTCAAAACTTAAGTGTTGACTCATTGGAGGTCAACTTCGTTGCTGGTCTGGTAGGAGCAGGGAGGTCGTCTGAGGTGCAGGGAGTGCTGGAAGCTCTCAAGGTTAAACCATCCAGCAGCTTTGAACTGGCATATAACACTGCTTGCTCATTGATCGAGAGGAATAATTATGTGGACGCGGAACAGCTTTTGCTGTCAGCTAGAAG AGTGGGTCAGGAATCACTGATGGAAGATAACTGGGCAGATGATGATATAGAAAATGAATTGGCGCCTATAGCTGTTCAACTGGCATATGTTCAGCAG CAACTTGGAAATACACAAGAAGCTGTGAAAGCATACTTGGACATGATAAAACAGAATTTAGATGATGAACCATCCCTTGCTATTGCAACAAACAACTTAATTTCCCTCCGAGGTCTAAAAGAAGTTTCTGACAGCCTGAAGAAGCTTGATCGGCTTATAGAGAAAGGTGAGGGGGGCCAGTTCCGGTTGGCTGGTGCCCTTGAGTCAAAACTTTCAGTCAAGCAGAAGGAAGCAGTCTATGTTAATCGAGCACTTTTACTTGTTCATGCTAACAAAATTGACCAG GCCCGGGAACTTGTTACTGCTTTAGTGGGAATGTTTCCAGAAAGTGCGACACCTGTGCTGCTTCAAGCTGCTGTACTGGTCAGGGAGAACAAGGCTGGCAGAGCTGAAGAGGTGCTGGGGCAGTTTGCTGGAAAGTTTCCTGACAAGTCAAAGGTATTCCTCCTTGCCAGAGCTCAAGTGGCTGCTGCTGCCGGTCACTTTCAAGTGGCAGCAGAGTCCCTTTCAAAGATCCCCGATATCCAACACATGCCTGCTACGGTGGCCACCATTGTTGCCTTGAAAGAACGTTTGGGAGACATCGATGGTGCTGAGGTAGTGTTAGACAATGCAATAAAATGGTGGTCCAATGCAATGACTGAAGACAACAAACTTACCATTATCATGCAAGAAGCTGCTTCTTTCAAGCTCAAGCATGGTAGACAGAAAGAGGCGTTGAGGTTGTTTGAGGAACTTGTTAAGAACAATAGCAATgttgatgctttggttggattagTTACTACTGCTGCTCATGTCAATGTTGAGAAGGCCGAAGCTTATGAAAAGAAGCTCAAATCACTTCCTGGTTTGAAAGGAATTAATGTAGATGATCTCGAGGCAACTTCTGGTGCAAAGCCTGCCGAAAATGGATCTCGTCTTGTGAATATCGAAGGGCATGATGAGAGTAAGAACAAGGATAAAACAAAGAAGAAAAGGAAGAGAAAGCCAAGATATCCAAAGGGATTTGACCCTGCTCACCCTGGCCCACCACCAGACCCGGAGCGTTGGTTGCCAAAGAGGGAGAGATCTACTTTCAGACCTAAGAGAAAGGATAAGAGGGCAGCTCATGTGAGAGGCTCCCAAGGTGCTGTTTCTCGGGATAAACAAGAGGCCGGGAATTCTGATGGTCCTGCTCGAAGTTCTGGGGCTGATAATGTTGATACCAAGGCCACACATTCAAAGTCAAGCCAAGCCAGCAGCTCGAAAGCAGCCTCCCAGAATACAGGTGGATCTAAATCAAAAAAGAAGTCAAGGAAATAG